In Leptospira wolbachii serovar Codice str. CDC, the following are encoded in one genomic region:
- a CDS encoding AbrB/MazE/SpoVT family DNA-binding domain-containing protein, with protein sequence MLKKLVQHGNSSALVIEKPILELLKIDQNSTLEVTTDGKSLIIKPIEKSITKSIEKINKAHGKTLKKLAQ encoded by the coding sequence ATGTTAAAAAAATTAGTACAACACGGGAACAGCTCCGCCTTAGTTATTGAGAAACCGATTCTTGAACTTTTAAAAATTGATCAAAATTCGACTCTCGAAGTTACTACTGATGGCAAATCTTTGATTATAAAACCCATAGAAAAGAGTATTACCAAATCTATTGAAAAGATTAATAAAGCTCACGGCAAGACACTCAAAAAACTTGCGCAGTAA
- a CDS encoding type II toxin-antitoxin system death-on-curing family toxin has translation MLDETIFLSIEDVILIHKNQIELYGGATGIRDHGLLESAINQPMTTFDGISLHPSLFDRAAAYLYYLCKNHPFLDGNKRVALASSLVFLDINGYEILDSNEILYDFVIGVAEGQYKLKEIKKILESLAKLNI, from the coding sequence ATGCTGGATGAAACTATATTCCTCTCTATTGAGGATGTAATTCTTATCCACAAAAATCAAATCGAACTCTATGGCGGAGCAACTGGCATTCGCGATCACGGACTTCTTGAATCAGCCATTAACCAACCAATGACTACTTTTGATGGTATCAGCTTACATCCTTCTCTATTCGATAGAGCTGCTGCATATTTATATTACTTATGCAAAAATCATCCTTTTTTGGATGGAAATAAACGAGTAGCATTGGCTTCTTCATTAGTCTTTCTCGATATTAACGGATACGAAATACTTGATTCAAATGAGATATTGTATGACTTCGTAATCGGAGTCGCCGAAGGACAATACAAGTTAAAAGAGATTAAGAAAATATTAGAATCTTTAGCTAAACTTAATATCTAA